In the genome of Mauremys mutica isolate MM-2020 ecotype Southern chromosome 8, ASM2049712v1, whole genome shotgun sequence, one region contains:
- the GPR151 gene encoding G-protein coupled receptor 151, which produces MNSSLAPQVHFAGGSQPHDSREWKAVIPALLGVICLAGLAGNACVIGILLYNARRGKPSLIHSLILNLSLADLLLLLFAAPLRAAAYSRGAWTLGWFVCKTSDGFLHTCMAAKSLTTAVVAKACFMYASNPAKQVSIETRTICAVLLATWLVALVSSLPLWLFSALRELAAGSPACLVAVPAPAREFMAAFVKLYPLLVFCAPLLCAFLYFWRAYGRCQRRGTKTQNLRNQIRSRRLTIMLLSVTVTLAVMWLPEWISWLWVWHLKPAGPSPPEGFLALTQALMFTISSANPLIFLVMSEEFREGFKGLWKRLTLKKALPATDNQEIPAANSEVLPDSVPSPEPVIAEQERELPAAPQALESLEKEMPVFPDVEQFWHDREAAPDAQDNDPIPWEHEEQETAGCDQ; this is translated from the coding sequence ATGAACAGCTCCCTGGCTCCGCAGGTGCATTTCGCGGGCGGCTCTCAGCCCCACGACTCGCGGGAGTGGAAGGCGGTGATCCCCGCTTTGCTGGGCGTCATCTGCCTGGCGGGCTTGGCGGGGAACGCGTGTGTCATCGGCATCCTGCTCTACAACGCCAGGCGCGGGAAACCCTCCCTGATCCACTCCCTGATCCTCAACCTCAGCCTGGCGGATCTGCTCCTCCTGCTCTTCGCCGCGCCCCTGCGGGCAGCCGCTTACTCCCGCGGCGCCTGGACCCTGGGCTGGTTCGTCTGCAAAACCTCCGACGGGTTCCTCCACACGTGCATGGCCGCCAAGAGCCTGACGACCGCCGTGGTGGCCAAGGCTTGCTTCATGTACGCCAGCAACCCGGCCAAGCAAGTGAGTATTGAGACCCGCACGATCTGCGCGGTGCTGCTGGCCACGTGGCTGGTGGCCCTGGTGAGCTCCCTGCCGCTCTGGCTCTTCAGCGCCCTTCGGGAGCTCGCGGCGGGCTCGCCCGCCTGCCTCGTGGCCGTGCCAGCCCCCGCCCGGGAGTTCATGGCTGCCTTTGTCAAGCTCTACCCCCTGCTCGTGTTCTGCGCGCCCCTGCTCTGCGCCTTCCTTTATTTCTGGCGCGCTTATGGCAGGTGCCAGCGCAGGGGGACCAAGACCCAGAACCTGAGGAACCAGATCAGATCCAGGCGCCTTACAATCATGCTGCTGAGCGTCACTGTCACCTTGGCCGTGATGTGGCTGCCGGAATGGATATCCTGGCTGTGGGTTTGGCACCTAAAGCCAGCAGGGCCTTCTCCCCCCGAAGGCTTCCTGGCTCTGACCCAAGCCCTTATGTTCACCATCTCTTCAGCCAACCCTCTCATCTTCCTGGTGATGTCTGAGGAATTCAGAGAGGGCTTCAAGGGCTTGTGGAAAAGGCTGACCCTGAAAAAGGCTCTCCCTGCCACAGACAACCAGGAAATCCCAGCTgctaactctgaggttctcccCGATTCGGTCCCTTCTCCAGAGCCAGTGATTGCTGAGCAAGAGAGAGAACTCCCAGCTGCCCCTCAGGCCTTAGAAAGCCTGGAAAAGGAGATGCCCGTCTTTCCAGACGTAGAGCAATTCTGGCATGACCGAGAAGCAGCCCCCGATGCTCAAGACAATGACCCTATTC